Proteins from a genomic interval of Candidatus Bathyarchaeota archaeon:
- a CDS encoding FtsX-like permease family protein translates to MSGAVGEAKREVKFPFSEAVRFSIESIRKRFTRALITAISIVLGVAFYVGLRTMSDIMIFIYGSSEAAKSYQFWMAIISLIVCAVGILNSMLMAVTERTREIGTMKCLGAMDSHILMIFLIESSLIGIIGGIIGAVIGWVSGLLIYVGEHAAILFSPALLGSYAMRIGEGVLIAMVLTVGATIYPAYYAASMDPADALRFEL, encoded by the coding sequence ATGAGTGGAGCTGTTGGAGAAGCTAAGCGAGAGGTTAAGTTCCCGTTTAGCGAAGCCGTTAGGTTCAGCATCGAAAGTATACGGAAGCGTTTCACCAGGGCGCTCATAACCGCGATATCCATAGTCCTCGGCGTGGCGTTCTACGTAGGTCTCAGGACGATGTCCGACATAATGATATTCATATACGGAAGCTCGGAGGCTGCTAAAAGCTACCAGTTCTGGATGGCTATAATATCGCTCATAGTATGCGCCGTCGGCATCTTGAACTCGATGCTCATGGCCGTGACGGAGAGGACCAGGGAGATAGGTACTATGAAGTGTCTCGGAGCGATGGACAGCCACATACTGATGATATTCCTGATAGAGTCCTCTCTGATAGGGATAATAGGCGGTATCATAGGAGCGGTGATAGGCTGGGTCAGTGGCTTGCTGATCTACGTAGGTGAGCACGCGGCCATCCTATTCAGCCCAGCGCTGTTGGGAAGTTATGCGATGAGGATAGGAGAGGGAGTCCTGATAGCTATGGTCTTAACCGTTGGTGCTACGATATATCCCGCTTACTACGCCGCTAGTATGGACCCGGCAGACGCCCTAAGGTTTGAGCTGTAG